A stretch of DNA from Pleurodeles waltl isolate 20211129_DDA chromosome 3_2, aPleWal1.hap1.20221129, whole genome shotgun sequence:
ATCCGGTCTGCATGTGAGGACGgttagcctgcactgctgctggccacattgtacctgtgctgcatgtgaggacggCTTAGCCTGCACTACTGCTGGCCACATTGTacctgtgctgcatgtgaggacggCTTAGCCTGCACTGCTACTGGCCACATTGTACCTGTGCTGTATGTGAGGACGgcttagcctgcactgctgctgccagtgtgATACCCGGTCTGCATGTGAGGACGGCATAGCCTGCACTGCTACCGGCCACATTGTacctgtgctgcatgtgaggacggcttagcctgcactgctgccggccacattgtacctgtgctgcatgtgaggacggCTTAGCCTGCACTGCTAACGGCCACATTGTacctgtgctgcatgtgaggacggCTTAGCCTGCACTGCTACCGGCCACATTGTacctgtgctgcatgtgaggacggCTTAGCCGGCACTGCTACCGGCCACATTGTACCTGTGCTGCCACATTGTACCTGTGTCGCATGTGAGGACGGCTTAGCCTGCACTACTGCTGGCCACATTGTACCTGTGCCGCATGTGAGGACGGCTTAGCCTGCACTGCTACTGGCCACATTGTacctgtgctgcatgtgaggacggcttagcctgcactgctgctgccagtgtgATACCCGGTCTGCATGTGAGGACGGCTTAGCCTGCACTGCTACCGGCCACATTGTacctgtgctgcatgtgaggacggcttagcctgcactgctgccggccacattgtacctgtgctgcatgtgaggacggCTTAGCCTGCACTTCTAACGGCCACATTGTacctgtgctgcatgtgaggacggCTTAGCCTGCACTGCTACCGGCCACATTGTacctgtgctgcatgtgaggacggCTTAGCCGGCACTGCTACCGGCCACATTGTACCTGTGCTGCCACATTGTACCTGTGTCGCATGTGAGGACGgcttagcctgcactgctgccGGCCACATTGTACCTGTGCCGCATGTGAGGACGgcttagcctgcactgctgccggccacattgtacctgtgctgcatgtgaggatggttagcctgcactgctgctggccACATTGTACCTGTGCTGCATGTGAGGGGACCTTACACTGCTGCCAAATGCTGCTCATTGTGTCTTTACACAcaggcttggactgctgctgcagatgctgtCAATGCTCTGTGCTTGCGTGGGAACCTTGCATCCTTTCTGCCCAGATCAGGATGTGTTCTGTGGGTGTGAGGGAAGTGTGCCTGGTGCTGAACATCTTTTGTGTGTGGGAATCTTGATATGCGTTTGAGTCAAGCTGGCGCTCATACACCCCAGCGCTGTTCCTTGCACTTCTACCAAATCTGAAATGCTGCTTGTTTGTTTCATCTAAGGCAGGCATTAAATTGTGCTGCCCAGGGCCACGCTTGTTCCatgtctgtgaaggaagcttgtaccGACAGGCCCTGTAGTGCCACActcgttccatgtctttgaaggaagctcacactggccctgcagtaccacacttcTTACATGtccttgaaggaagcttgcactggccctgcagtaCCACAATAATTCCATGtcgttgaaggaagcttgcactggccctgcagtgccacacttgttctgTGTCTTTGAAGGAAGTTTGCACTGGCCCTACAGTACCactcttgttccatgtctttgaaggaagcttgtacTGGCCCTGCAGTATCACACTTGTTCaaagtctttgaaggaagcttgcactggccctaCAATACCACACTTGTtttatgtctttgaaggaagcttgcactggccctgcagtgcCACACTGGTTccgtgtctttgaaggaagctttcactGGCTCTGTAGTGCCACACTTGTTCCGTGTATTTGAAGGTAGCTTACACTGACTAGTTCGGCactgccacacttgttccatgtctttaaaTGAAGCTTGCACTGACCCTACAGTACCactcttgttccatgtctttgaaggaagcttgcactggccctgcagtgTCACACTCATTCCATGTCTTTGGAGGAAGCTCACACTGGCCCTGCAGTGCCACATTTATTCCATGGCTTTGAAGGAAGCTCGCACTGgccctgcagtgccacacttgttccattgCTTTGAAGGACGACCTGCACTGGCCCTGCAGAGCCACTCTACATGGCATTGAAGGACGTTTGCACTGGTCCTGCAGTGCTGCACTTGTTGTATGTCTTTCAAGGATGCTTGTACTGGTCCTGCAGAGCCACATTTGTTCCATGGCTTTGAAGGAAGCTCGCACTGTcccagcagtgccacacttgttccatgtctttgaaggaaacttgcactaactggccctgcagtgccacttttgttccatgtctttgaagaaaGATTGTAGTGGCCCTGCAGTGCCACTTTTGGTCCATGTCTttcaaggaagcttgcactgacaggtccagtagtgcCACATTtgtccatatttttgaaggaagcTCTCACTGGCCTTGCAGAGCCACATTTGTTCCATGGCTTTGAAGGAAGCTCGCACTGGCCCTGGAGCGCCACATTTGTCCATGTTtttgaagaaagcttgcactggccctgcagAGCCATATTTGTCCATGTTTGTGAAGGAAGCTCGCACTGGCCCTGCAGAGCCACACTTGTGCCAGGTCTTTCAAGATAGATTGTGATGCTCCGCTCCAGGGCTGAATTCCATATGTGTGTGATCAAGACCCCCTGTACTCTGTCTAATCAAAATACTGTTTTAAATGTCTCCCCCGCCTGATGTTTtctcaaaaaaaatatataatctagCTTAGAGAGAATAAGCATTAGGTAAGTCCCTTCAGTTACTTATCAGAAAGAAGTGTCATTCACATATTGGTTCAGCCCTTCAGATCAGCAACCATTCAATTGGGCAGTGGATCTCTTTGTTGCCAATGTTTGACTCTGTGTAGTAGACAGCCACCGGTCTTTAGGATGTCAgtctgagtgacagcattttgcccgCTTACTCCATGTTTCTCTGAATCCGGAAAATTCGAGCCTCAAAAGATATTTCCTTTAGCTCACCCCCCAGCAGCTCACCTGCAGCTCCAGACTAGTGCTTATAGAGTAATGAGGTTCCAGCAGCTCTGCCGTCATTGCTCCGGAACGACAACTTTCGTATGCGCCAGGCATCTCTGCTGAAAGCTTCAAATCCATGCCACCATCTTGAAATAGAATTCTGCATACTCTATCTTTTTTTTACTGTTCCAATATGGCAGGCCAGCTTTGTTTTGTTAATgaagcacacccccccccccccacatttagtTGGGATAATTTTTGTTTGCCTCTTTTTTGTTTTAACATAGGCTTGTACTACAAAGAAAACCACCACCTTGTTTTTTAGGATGCAAGGGACTCTTCCCTATAAAGATCGGACTCACAGTCTGCAGTGTTGGTCTACATGTGGCTTACGGGAGAGTAAATTGCTTCAGTGAACGTTCAGGCCTAAGTGTAGCTTACCGACAGCTTTGAAttacacttgcaaactgatgcaccAAATGCTCAACCTGTGTCTCCTAAGTCACCATCTGTCACAACTCTCATCCTTCCTGGTGAGTGGTGTACCCATTGTCTGAGTGCAGGATAGCCACCATGATTTGAGTACAGTGTGAGGGATGTTCCTGTGTGAATGCAGGATTAAcattttcttgtttgttgttcttgcacaaGACAATATTTACTCTGTAAGTGGTCCTCAGGGTAAACATTGTTCCTGTGTCGGTACCAAGAGAGGcatatgtctgtgtgagtgcagcctGAGGAATGTGCCTATGTGAGGGCAGCAGTGTGAGACTGGGGTCCCTGCATGTTATGTCTTTGTGTGGATGCACTTTACAGGAGCCATTCCTATTGGTTTTGGTAATGCTTTTTAGGGTTATGGCTTGCAGAAATGCAGGGCAAGAACTGAAAGTACAATAGTGTGTATGTAAAAGTCATAGTGAGTTAGTGATGTGGCAGATGCAGACTGGAGGCGAGGCGCGTCAGGGGCAGCTGAAGGATCTAGTGAGGTGGCCTAGATgctttgcttgcaccagggcccatggcgaCCTAGCTACACCAATGACCTCACTTCCTATTCAGCTGTTTCTTACTTCAAGAGCTAGATTGGGGGTTGGAAAGGAACCTGTGGAAGTGGTATAGGCCAGGACAGCCTGCTCTGTGTGGACGCCTTGTTATTGTCTGTTTTATGCCTAGCAGACATTGGTGTCCAGAGGATGCATGATGATGGATGCATGGCGATGGATGCATGGCGACGGATGCATGGCGACGGATGCATGGCGACGGATGCATGGCGACGGATGCATGGCGACGGATGCATGGCGACGGATGCATGGCGACGGATGCATGGCGATGGATGCATGGTGATGGCCGCAGGTTATTGATTGTTAATGGACGTATAGTGTATATTGTGCATGGTAGTGTCACCTATTAGGACATCTGCTGCCCAGTGTCCCATATAGCACCTAACTCTCCAGAGGCCCCTCTTTTCATAATACTGAGGTGCACCAACTCCAGGATGGGGGTCTCGGAGCAATATCCACTGGAGACACCACTGTGTTTAGGTGCTGGGGGTGCCGGGTATTGCACCCAGGAGAGCGTGAAGCGGAGGTTCATGCTCCTTGGTGGCACTCTGAGGGATACATCCTAGAAGAGGCTCTTGGGTGACTTACTTTAGCCTGTTACGGCCTCTCGCTTCCAACATGTCTGTGTTGAAAAAGATTTTTCATATTTATTGTATCTACACAGCATTACACCTCTACTCTGCAGCATTTTATTTGGGGACCATCATGGTTAAAAAGTTGAACCTCACATGTAATCTGCAAAACCATATTAAATCATTTTAAATAGTCACTCATGATTTCAGTTCTCACTGGAACCAAACAAACAAGATTTGTAATGAGATCACTTGACTCAAAGACTTTAATGAGTTATTTTATTCACCAAAATAGCtctataagttaaaaaaaaacatttcagttcaGTGCAAATGTATCTGTAAGAACAGTCCATGTTAGCTTAATACtcctcaccctcctcttcctctccctctccttccacgcTGTCGGTTCCCACCTCTTCATAATCCTTCTCCAGGGCGGCCATGTCCTCCCGGGCCTCGGAGAACTCTCCTTCCTCCATCCCCTCACCCACATACCAGTGGACAAAGGCCCGCTTCGCATACATCAGGTCAAACTTGTGGTCCAAGCGAGCCCATGCCTCAGCGATGGCGGTGGTGTTGCTTAACATGCACACTGCACGCTGCACCTTGGCCAGATCCCCACCGGGCACCACAGTGGGAGGCTGGTAGTTAATACCAACTTTGAAACCAGTTGGGCACCAGTCCACAAACTGGATGGTACGTTTGGTCTTGATGGTGGCGATGGCAGCGTTGACATCTTTGGGCACCACATCGCCACGGTATAGCAGGCAGCAAGCCATGTACTTACCGTGGCGCGGGTCACATTTCACCAGCTGGTTTGCGGGCTCAAAGCAAGCATTGGTGATCTCGGAGACTGAAAGCTGCTCGTGGTAGGCTTTCTCTGCAGAGATCACAGGGGCATAGGTAGCCAGGGGAAAGTGAATACGCGGATAGGGCACCAAGTTGGTCTGGAACTCTGTGAGGTCAACATTGAGGGCACCATCGAACCGGAGAGAGGCTGTGATGGAGGACACAATCTGCCCGATCAAGCGGTTGAGGTTGGTGTAGGTCGGACGCTCAATGTCCAGGTTCCTTCTGCAGATGTCATAGATGGCCTCGTTGTCCACCATGAAGGCGCAGTCCGAATGCTCCAGGGTGGTGTGAGTGGTCAGGATGGCATTGTAGGGCTCAACCACAGCGGTGGAGATCTGTGGAGCTGGGTAAATGGCGAACTCCAGCTTGGACTTCTTGCCGTAGTCAACAGACAGACGTTCCATCAGCAGGGAGGTGAAACCAGAGCCGGTGCCACCACCGAAGCTGTGGAAGATGAGGAAACCTTGGAGACCTGTGCACTGGTCAGCCTGTGGGAATGAGTAGAGGGTGACGTTAGTATGATGGCAAAATAATTCTATTTATAAAGTTACAAACACTTATTGCAGCAGGGCTTCTGATCTTTAGAGACCAGCAAGACCAGAATGGTTCTCGTAGAGTCTGAACCCAATAGaagccaacccccctcccccagaagGAGCAGGTTGGTGCAACTGGAGCCTTGTGATGTTTACAGTGTTTGATACCTAAGAAGCTGAAGGCCATCTCAGTGGCAGGCATGGCTGCAGATATACACATTAGTTAGGAGTTATTTGATAACACAAGGCTGAGCCTGACAGAGCATCAACAAGGTTTAGCAGGTAATACACAAGGACAAGGGATAAGGATGACTCTATTTTGAAAGGGAAAGAATTGCCAAGGGAGAGATTAGGACTAAAGGATATTACTGAGTGAGACTATTAAACCAAGCAAGACAAGTgagataatatttaaaaaataggtgAATGAAGAAACCTGGCGAGCAGGAAGAGTGAAAAACACAGGCTGCAGAAAGTGTTCCTGAGCAGTTTCATGTAGCATCAACGGGCGCTGAGGAAAGGAAAGCATCCAGGATCTTGCTGTCCAAGTGCAGAGTGGATCTTGAGGTTTAAGGAAGTTGATTGGTTTTGCCTGAGGTGTTAACCCCAGTACTGTCATCCCAAAGTCAGCTGCCCACCAATATATGGCTTTTATGTGTGGGAGGAGGGAATGTGTAAGAACAGTGCAAGGTACAGAAGTGCAGAAAATCTAGTTCTGCTTCAACGGTTGAGCACTCAACTCTGTCATTATAGACCTGATGTTTACAAATGGAGGAAAATCTAGTTACCCATCAGGGGACTGGACTAGTTTTCTCAGGTGCCACCCAAGAGGCCAAGAGATCCTAAAGAACGCTGCAGTAGGTAACACACTGGTCACAACACTGaattttaaaagcatccagcagGATTCTGGAGAAAGACTTTGAATGTCCAAACTTTGAGCATGTCATTGGCACCAGTCACTGCCCTCATGGGACACATGGCAGAATGTACTTGTAGAAAGGACCACGTGATGCTGCCCAACTCTGGCAACATTACACCATATTCACATCCAGGTGCCCTATAAACTAAGGACCCCTGAAGTCCATTGAATGCCTCAAATATCTGCTGGATTTTTATTACAAACACAATAGCAGCCAGTGATTGCCCCTGCAGTAGGGACTTCTAGCAGCTAAAAGCTAGAGCTGCAGTTCGGTATTCCGACCGCCTCTGCTGTGGGGCGGTGGCGTTTAACAAAGATAGGACCAAAGATAGATTAGCCTAACAAATGATGCTAACGTGGTGataggaggtgctaggggctcttaaatctgcctccaaATGTCTTCAAGAACATTTCTCCAGAGGTGGCCTGGTCATCACTGAAACCTGGTGCCTCAATGATGCTGTGGCAGGGTCAGTCACGGGTCAGACGAGTCACTGCCCTGCTGACCATTCACAAGCACAAGTTGTGTTTGCCCAGCCCACTCCTGGGGTGCACTTCTCATCTCACCCTACCCAGGGCCATGGATCTGGCAGGTCTGTGAGTCCCAGgtcccagtgcttaacttgtaaacaaaataagtgccagggccctcctcAGGAAGCCACCGCAGCTTTCAccatgtagtgtggttagttttacgtattcattgcgctttagcttcaggctttaggcctttgtgcattttgccctgaatatattttattaatttgctaatagcttagagcctctgtgcactttgctctacatgctttttattaggcttcgtactgttatttttcaactagccagttctacggtgttgttttttattcatatcacactgttttgcctactctgcactagagttctccataacatgtttactctgtgcttcagtcaaggatacagtctggtacattgcccatagaggtggtaagagtttagactctgcattcctgcgtagggacattttgtgatctcgctgacatgttagttataaaatcacttccttgtcccagtacacgtaagagggagattccgaccagggaaccacaacttgacgctgactgcctcgttgcagatgctgaaccaagatcacaggcctttgctcaggtatgagtgtatccatctccctagtgatacagaaaggcaagctgaaagcttaacatgctgtgctctaaatagaacaagcagagggagagtagaaacggttaggaattatgatagctttatttctatgttttactctcctggttactatatccatcctactatgttgtattgttctggttattgtggctcacgccttaatatctaaaatacagtcgttttattaaaacattatataaaacttatactgtctttgtatatgagaccatattgtgaatgagagagttggtttggatctgagtgaccacgacttccctgagaagttccaaagatgtcatgcgctcggctgcccaatcatttcttcccagtgggagaaatgaggcactgctagttagccggagcaacaaccggatttagggtgacagagttccttacacgtgggtcagactcagtcccccacaccgttatcgatcctgctgcctagaaatccagtagtctcatttaggataatgagagcccacgtgacaaccACTCATTGCCCATGCCAGCATTGCCAACGATATACTACACTATATACTATACTACCCGTCACACACCTACAAGTCTGGCAACACAGTTTGAAGCCCCCCCAAAGCTATTAGAATGGCAGGTCAGCAGGTATTAGCTGCTTTCAATGTACAATTATTTCATAAACAAGTATTGTTCTTATCTTTAAATtgcacaaacagtgccaccatgtggcagctgtcataagtgccggtgttgacaagtGAGTGGCGATGCTGAGCACCGGAGACCACCGGATCAATTTAAGCACTTCCAAGTCCTCCTCTCAAGAGTCTGATATCTTCAGTGGGTGTCAGGAGATGCATCACTGGTCAGTCTGACCTCTTCGATACAAACAAATGTGATAAAAAGAGTACTTACCAGTTTCCGAGTCCGGTCCAGCACCAGGTCGATGATCTCCTTGCCGATGGTGTAGTGCCCACGGGCGTAGTTGTTGGCTGCATCTTCCTTGCCAGTGATGAGCTGCTCAGGGTGGAAGAGCTGGCGGTACGTGCCCGTCCGGACCTCATCTGCAAAAATAATGTTCAGTTTTATTGGAGTTGAGTACACCTCGAGGTAAGAAGTCTCTACAGCTGACTATAGGATACACAGAGTACAACAATTGTAAACCAGTGACAACAGGTATCGGAACATAACCCAGGAGCAGGGACCAGAGACCCATAGGCTGCAACACCACAACTGTCAAGGGAGCAGCGATGGAGAAGAAACGCAAGTATCAGGTATTTTTTGTGGATTCTGAGAGAACAAATTTGGGAGGAAGGATTCTCAGTCAGAGTGATTAGGCAGACAagcactgtgatgcagcaattcAAGCATTGGACAGTGCAAGGGATCAGGATGGTTGGTTGGAAAGCAGCTCTCATCTTACTCAGATGATGGCATAAGCAAGTAGTTGGGCTGGCATTGGGAATGCAAGTGTCGCAAGCTAACACTCGTGGGAATGCACTGCTTGTGTGACAACCTCTGGTATGGTGGCCAAAAACATGAATGGCCCTTTACCGGCATGCAGTGACAAAGATGTAATCCTCGCCAATGTAAGCCCTAAAAAGTGGAAAATACCTT
This window harbors:
- the LOC138286686 gene encoding tubulin alpha-1D chain-like; this encodes MRECISVHVGQAGVQIGNACWELYCLEHGIQPDGQMPSDKTIGGGDDSFNTFFSETGAGKHVPRAVFVDLEPTVIDEVRTGTYRQLFHPEQLITGKEDAANNYARGHYTIGKEIIDLVLDRTRKLADQCTGLQGFLIFHSFGGGTGSGFTSLLMERLSVDYGKKSKLEFAIYPAPQISTAVVEPYNAILTTHTTLEHSDCAFMVDNEAIYDICRRNLDIERPTYTNLNRLIGQIVSSITASLRFDGALNVDLTEFQTNLVPYPRIHFPLATYAPVISAEKAYHEQLSVSEITNACFEPANQLVKCDPRHGKYMACCLLYRGDVVPKDVNAAIATIKTKRTIQFVDWCPTGFKVGINYQPPTVVPGGDLAKVQRAVCMLSNTTAIAEAWARLDHKFDLMYAKRAFVHWYVGEGMEEGEFSEAREDMAALEKDYEEVGTDSVEGEGEEEEGEEY